The Deinococcus sonorensis KR-87 genome includes a window with the following:
- a CDS encoding polyphosphate kinase 2 family protein has translation MKVDLSDFRVRPGEPVKLKHLDTHAPDGLSSEQAAVQTAQWQERLARLQDRLYAEAKQSLLVVLQARDAGGKDGTVKHVFEAVNPQGIIVTSFKVPSEQERAHDFLWRIHAHTPAAGMIAVFNRSHYEDVLVTRVHELIDKKEVHRRYQQICDFEAMLSSQGTRVLKLYLHISKDEQRKRLQDRLDDPEKRWKFNPADLEERARWSDYTDAYQDTLEATSTEVAPWYVIPADQKWYRNLLISKLLVRTLEDMDPRYPTSKLDLESIQID, from the coding sequence ATGAAAGTTGACCTGTCCGACTTCCGGGTGCGTCCCGGGGAGCCCGTGAAGCTCAAACACCTCGACACTCACGCGCCAGACGGGCTGTCCTCCGAGCAGGCGGCCGTGCAGACGGCGCAGTGGCAGGAGCGGCTGGCGCGCCTGCAGGACCGGTTGTATGCCGAAGCGAAGCAGAGCCTGCTGGTGGTGCTGCAGGCACGGGATGCCGGGGGCAAGGACGGCACCGTCAAACATGTGTTCGAGGCGGTCAATCCGCAGGGCATCATCGTTACCAGTTTCAAGGTCCCCTCCGAGCAGGAACGTGCCCACGACTTTTTGTGGCGCATCCACGCCCATACCCCAGCGGCGGGCATGATCGCAGTGTTCAACCGCTCGCACTACGAGGACGTGCTGGTCACGCGGGTTCACGAACTGATCGACAAGAAGGAAGTGCATCGCCGCTACCAGCAGATCTGCGATTTCGAGGCGATGCTGTCCAGCCAGGGCACTCGGGTGCTCAAGCTCTACCTGCATATCAGCAAGGATGAGCAGCGGAAACGGTTGCAAGACCGCCTGGACGACCCTGAGAAACGCTGGAAGTTCAATCCAGCTGACCTGGAAGAGCGCGCGCGGTGGTCCGACTACACCGATGCCTACCAGGACACCCTGGAGGCCACCAGTACCGAGGTGGCTCCGTGGTACGTGATCCCTGCAGACCAGAAGTGGTACCGCAATCTGCTGATTTCAAAGCTTCTGGTCCGTACCCTGGAAGACATGGACCCCCGTTATCCAACATCCAAGTTGGATCTGGAGTCCATACAGATTGATTGA